The following proteins are co-located in the Spinactinospora alkalitolerans genome:
- the mshA gene encoding D-inositol-3-phosphate glycosyltransferase, producing MPETPGQPGGAADGSGPPVEPRRIATISLHTSPLDQPGTGDAGGMNVYIVEVAKRLAERGVAVDVFTRATGLGQPPEVEMAPGVTVRHVSAGPFGALDKDTLARHLCPFIFGVLRTEARNEPGHYDLVHGHYWLSGRAGAVAAQRWGVPLVQSMHTLAKVKNVSLADGDVPEPEVRVRGEDHLVRSADHLVANTADEAAQLVRYYDADPARVTTVPPGVDLDVFTPGSRAASLRRIGLPEDAELLLFVGRVQRLKAPDVLMRAAARLLQRDPSLRGRLVVAVVGGLSGRDAAEPRRLTELARSLGIADAVRMEPPRSRTELAHYYRAATATVVPSYSESFGLVAVESEACGTPVVAARVGGLPTAVSDGVSGVLIDGHDPDDYARVLHRMITEPAWRDSLGAAAVGHAAGLSWSATVDGLLGVYRGTLAGSPLPVAANQ from the coding sequence GTGCCAGAGACTCCCGGCCAGCCCGGCGGGGCGGCCGACGGTTCCGGGCCACCGGTGGAACCCCGCCGGATCGCCACCATCAGCCTGCACACCTCACCCCTCGACCAGCCGGGCACCGGCGACGCCGGGGGCATGAACGTCTACATCGTCGAGGTGGCCAAGCGCCTCGCCGAGCGCGGCGTCGCCGTCGACGTCTTCACCCGGGCCACCGGCCTGGGCCAGCCGCCCGAGGTCGAGATGGCGCCCGGCGTCACCGTCCGGCACGTCTCCGCCGGCCCGTTCGGCGCGCTCGACAAGGACACCCTCGCCCGCCACCTCTGCCCGTTCATCTTCGGCGTGCTGCGGACCGAGGCCCGCAACGAGCCCGGCCACTACGACCTCGTGCACGGCCACTACTGGCTGTCCGGCCGGGCCGGCGCGGTGGCCGCGCAGCGCTGGGGCGTGCCGCTGGTCCAGTCCATGCACACGCTGGCCAAGGTCAAGAACGTCTCCCTCGCCGACGGCGACGTCCCGGAGCCCGAGGTGCGGGTCCGCGGCGAGGACCACCTGGTGCGCTCCGCCGACCACCTCGTCGCCAACACCGCCGACGAGGCGGCGCAGCTCGTCCGCTACTACGACGCCGACCCCGCCCGCGTCACCACCGTCCCGCCCGGCGTCGACCTCGACGTCTTCACCCCGGGTTCGCGCGCCGCGTCGCTGCGCCGGATCGGCCTGCCCGAGGACGCCGAGCTCCTGCTGTTCGTCGGCAGGGTGCAGCGGCTCAAGGCCCCCGATGTGCTGATGCGGGCGGCGGCCCGGCTGCTGCAGCGCGACCCCTCGCTGCGCGGCCGGCTGGTCGTCGCCGTCGTCGGCGGCCTGTCGGGCCGCGACGCCGCCGAGCCGCGCAGGCTGACCGAACTGGCCCGCTCGCTGGGCATCGCCGACGCGGTGCGGATGGAGCCGCCGCGCTCCCGGACCGAGCTGGCGCACTACTACCGCGCGGCGACCGCCACCGTCGTCCCGTCGTACTCGGAGTCCTTCGGCCTGGTGGCGGTGGAGTCGGAGGCGTGCGGCACGCCCGTTGTCGCGGCCCGGGTGGGCGGCCTGCCCACGGCCGTGAGCGACGGGGTCTCGGGCGTGCTGATCGACGGCCACGACCCCGACGACTACGCGCGCGTGCTGCACCGCATGATCACCGAACCGGCTTGGCGCGACTCCTTGGGCGCGGCGGCCGTGGGCCACGCGGCCGGGCTGAGCTGGTCCGCCACCGTCGACGGGCTCCTCGGCGTCTACCGTGGCACCCTGGCGGGTTCGCCGCTGCCCGTCGCGGCCAACCAGTAA
- a CDS encoding YbjN domain-containing protein, translating into MPSQEQASAIAAIETALKEADLEFERPDPEAFMVTLPGRRKLKTLAWLGVGEHSLLVKTFFCRQPDENHADFYRWLMLKNNEMYGMAFTADEVGDVYIVGRSALACVTPEEVDRLLGCLLTYSDDYFNPALERGFASSIRREWEWRVERGESLRNLQAFRHLIDEPGGRG; encoded by the coding sequence ATGCCATCGCAGGAACAGGCGAGCGCCATCGCGGCCATCGAGACCGCGCTGAAAGAGGCCGACCTGGAGTTCGAGCGGCCGGACCCGGAGGCGTTCATGGTCACGCTGCCCGGGCGGCGCAAGCTCAAGACGCTGGCCTGGCTGGGGGTCGGTGAGCACAGCCTGCTGGTGAAGACGTTCTTCTGCCGACAGCCCGACGAGAACCACGCGGACTTCTACCGCTGGCTGATGCTCAAGAACAACGAGATGTACGGGATGGCGTTCACGGCCGACGAGGTCGGCGACGTCTACATCGTCGGCCGGTCGGCTCTGGCCTGCGTCACCCCCGAGGAGGTCGACCGGTTGCTGGGCTGCCTCCTGACCTACTCCGACGACTACTTCAACCCGGCGCTGGAGCGCGGCTTCGCCTCCTCCATCCGCCGCGAATGGGAGTGGCGGGTGGAGCGCGGCGAAAGCCTGCGCAACCTGCAGGCGTTCCGGCACCTGATCGACGAACCCGGTGGCCGGGGCTGA
- a CDS encoding phosphoglyceromutase: MGTLVLLRHGESVWNAEGLFTGWVDVDLSAKGEEEARRGGELLLGADLRPDIVHTSVLKRAIRTANVALDEAGLHWLPVKRSWRLNERHYGALQGKNKAQTREEYGEEQFMTWRRSYDTPPPEIADDAEYSQFGDRRYADLPPELMPRTECLADVVARMLPYWYDSIVPDLALGRTVLVAAHGNSMRALVKHLDGIDDQTIAGLNIPTGIPLVYELNDDFTPRKTGGEYLDPEAAKEAIEAVKNQGRK; encoded by the coding sequence ATGGGCACTCTTGTTCTGCTGCGACACGGCGAAAGCGTCTGGAACGCCGAAGGACTGTTCACCGGCTGGGTGGACGTCGACCTCTCCGCCAAGGGGGAGGAGGAGGCGCGCAGGGGCGGTGAGCTGCTGCTCGGCGCCGACCTCCGACCCGACATCGTGCACACCTCCGTCCTGAAGCGGGCGATCCGCACCGCCAACGTCGCGCTCGACGAGGCCGGCCTGCACTGGCTGCCGGTCAAGCGGTCGTGGCGGCTCAACGAGCGGCACTACGGCGCGCTGCAGGGCAAGAACAAGGCGCAGACGCGCGAGGAGTACGGCGAAGAGCAGTTCATGACCTGGCGCCGCTCCTACGACACCCCGCCGCCGGAGATCGCCGACGACGCCGAGTACTCCCAGTTCGGTGACCGCCGCTACGCCGACCTGCCGCCCGAGCTGATGCCGCGCACCGAGTGCCTGGCCGACGTCGTCGCGCGGATGCTGCCCTACTGGTACGACTCGATCGTCCCGGACCTGGCCCTGGGCCGCACCGTCCTGGTCGCCGCGCACGGCAACTCGATGCGCGCGCTGGTCAAGCACCTCGACGGCATCGACGACCAGACGATCGCCGGGCTCAACATCCCCACCGGCATCCCGCTGGTCTACGAGCTCAACGACGACTTCACCCCGCGCAAGACCGGCGGCGAGTACCTCGACCCCGAGGCCGCCAAGGAGGCCATCGAGGCCGTCAAGAACCAGGGGAGGAAGTAA
- a CDS encoding FAD-dependent monooxygenase: MKALVCGAGIAGFALAWHLERSGWDVELVERAPAFRTGGYVIDFFGPGLEAADRMGLRPRLEEVRYPFSALSHVDRDGRETSRLEMPDDFVQVVSLLRGDLARTVRDDVRAPVRYGTSVEEVEQTDGGVGVLLTDGTRREVDLLVGADGVHSRIRALVFGAEQRFLRYLGYHVAAYLFTDAGLNRTIGMRYRALSVPGKTAGAYALRDNGVATLLLHREPDPAPPEDPAAALRRRYADLGWVLPELLSHCPQPPELYYDQVTQVEMEQWSRGRVVLLGDACQAVSLFAGHGASMAMAAAWVLADELGEAGAGLSGAGGDLPGALARYQRRMRPAIADTQRFGRKSVRWMAPSSRWRITARDWMMRLAALPGVDRLLLNSITPSGHGIITPRSTRYENLSGE; this comes from the coding sequence GTGAAGGCTCTCGTCTGCGGAGCGGGCATCGCGGGGTTCGCGCTGGCCTGGCACCTGGAGCGCTCGGGCTGGGACGTCGAGCTGGTGGAACGGGCACCGGCCTTCAGGACCGGCGGATACGTGATCGACTTCTTCGGTCCGGGCCTGGAGGCCGCCGACCGGATGGGGCTGCGTCCCCGGCTGGAGGAGGTCCGCTACCCGTTCTCGGCGCTCAGCCACGTCGACCGCGACGGGCGCGAGACGAGCCGCCTGGAGATGCCCGACGACTTCGTCCAGGTCGTCAGCCTGCTCCGCGGCGACCTGGCCCGGACCGTCCGCGACGACGTCCGCGCCCCGGTGCGCTACGGCACCAGCGTCGAGGAGGTCGAGCAGACCGACGGCGGGGTCGGCGTGCTGCTGACCGACGGCACCCGGCGCGAGGTGGACCTGCTGGTGGGCGCCGACGGGGTGCACTCCAGGATCCGCGCCCTGGTGTTCGGCGCCGAGCAGCGCTTCCTCCGCTACCTCGGGTACCACGTCGCCGCCTACCTCTTCACCGACGCCGGCCTCAACCGCACCATCGGCATGCGGTACCGGGCGCTCAGCGTGCCGGGGAAGACGGCCGGGGCCTACGCCCTGCGCGACAACGGGGTCGCGACGCTGCTCCTGCACCGCGAGCCCGACCCGGCACCGCCCGAGGACCCCGCGGCGGCGCTGCGCCGGCGCTACGCCGATCTGGGCTGGGTCCTGCCCGAGCTGCTGAGCCACTGCCCGCAGCCCCCCGAGCTCTACTACGACCAGGTGACCCAGGTCGAGATGGAGCAGTGGAGCCGGGGCCGCGTGGTGCTGCTCGGCGACGCCTGCCAGGCCGTCTCGCTGTTCGCCGGGCACGGCGCCTCCATGGCCATGGCCGCCGCATGGGTGCTCGCGGACGAGCTCGGCGAAGCCGGTGCCGGACTCAGCGGGGCCGGCGGCGACCTGCCCGGCGCGCTCGCCCGCTACCAGCGGCGCATGCGACCGGCCATCGCCGACACCCAGAGGTTCGGGCGCAAGTCCGTGCGGTGGATGGCGCCCTCCAGCCGGTGGCGCATCACCGCCCGCGACTGGATGATGCGCCTGGCCGCCCTCCCCGGGGTCGACCGCCTGCTGCTCAACTCGATCACCCCGAGCGGCCACGGAATCATCACCCCGCGCTCCACCCGCTACGAGAACCTCAGCGGCGAGTAG
- a CDS encoding urease subunit gamma has product MSSQDAREQAESMHSASTPGTETWISSMMLTPRETEKLVIYQVAELARRRRERGVKLNFPEAIALICEALLEAARDGRSLAEAIEIGKQVLTRGEVMEGVPEMVTLVQVEATFRTGTQLVSVPDPIS; this is encoded by the coding sequence ATGTCATCGCAAGACGCGCGGGAGCAGGCCGAGTCGATGCACAGCGCATCAACACCGGGCACGGAGACGTGGATCTCCTCGATGATGCTCACGCCGCGGGAGACCGAGAAGTTGGTGATCTACCAGGTCGCCGAGCTGGCCCGTCGACGGCGGGAGCGGGGGGTGAAGCTGAACTTCCCGGAGGCGATCGCGCTGATCTGCGAGGCGCTGCTGGAGGCCGCTCGGGACGGTAGATCGCTGGCCGAGGCCATCGAGATCGGCAAGCAGGTCCTCACGCGCGGCGAGGTGATGGAGGGGGTCCCGGAGATGGTCACCCTCGTGCAGGTCGAGGCCACCTTCAGGACCGGAACCCAGCTCGTCTCGGTCCCCGACCCCATCTCCTAG
- a CDS encoding urease subunit beta, whose translation MVVPGQWLLSEEPVEINAGRRTVRLRVRNTGDRPVQIGSHYHFFEANRVLDFDRSRALGMRLNVPAGQTSRFEAGDEREVELVEYGGARRVIGFSGITDGAVTARWTAERALERVRDQGFTGAAARGESDASASDGAEERK comes from the coding sequence ATGGTCGTTCCGGGGCAGTGGCTGCTCTCGGAGGAGCCGGTGGAGATCAACGCCGGTCGGCGCACGGTGCGGTTGAGGGTGCGCAACACGGGGGACCGGCCGGTGCAGATCGGCTCGCACTACCACTTCTTCGAGGCCAACCGGGTGTTGGACTTCGACCGCTCCCGAGCGCTGGGAATGCGGCTGAACGTGCCGGCCGGGCAGACGAGCCGGTTCGAGGCCGGTGACGAGCGCGAGGTCGAGCTCGTCGAGTACGGCGGCGCGCGCCGGGTGATCGGCTTCAGCGGGATCACGGACGGCGCGGTCACCGCCCGCTGGACGGCCGAACGGGCGCTCGAACGCGTGCGGGACCAGGGGTTCACCGGCGCGGCGGCGCGAGGGGAGTCGGACGCCTCCGCCTCCGATGGAGCGGAGGAGCGGAAATGA
- the ureC gene encoding urease subunit alpha — protein sequence MTSIPRRKYVSLYGPTAGDRFRLADTALIAQVERDLLVPGEEAVYGGGKTLRDGMGQVPGLRNADGVLDTVITAVIVMDPVLGIVKADIGIKDGRIAGIGKAGNPYLQDGVDPNLVIGAGTEAISGEGLVATPGGIDAHVHFLTAAQIPHAISAGMTTVLGGGTGPADGSKGTTCTPGPWHLTRMLEATAGLPVNIGLLAKGNSSRPESLVEQLEAGACGLKVHEDWGATPAVIDCALGVADAHDVQVAIHTDSMNESGYLADTIDAINGRTIHTYHTEGAGGGHAPDIIAIAGLPNVLPSSTSPTKPYTTDTTDSLFYMTTVTHHLNPQNPEDVAFANSRIRAETEAAEDVLHDLGALSMFSSDSQAMGRIGETAVTCWRTADKMKRMTGPLDGDPEEHDNSRILRYLAKYTINPALTHGIAHLVGSLERGKVADIVLWPTNTFGVKPKYVVKGGMIAWSIMGDPNASIPTPEPVLLRPMWGAESGAVGRVSMTFLSRAAFAAGVPERLGPDRWMEPVRGCRTVGKEQMVRNTATPEIRVDPETYQVYVDGRLASVDPAESVAMSQMYHIV from the coding sequence ATGACGTCGATCCCCCGCCGCAAATACGTCTCGCTGTACGGGCCGACCGCCGGGGACCGGTTCCGGCTGGCCGATACCGCGCTGATCGCCCAGGTCGAACGCGACCTGCTCGTACCGGGCGAGGAGGCGGTCTACGGCGGCGGCAAGACGCTCCGGGACGGGATGGGGCAGGTTCCAGGACTGCGCAACGCCGACGGCGTCCTGGACACCGTGATCACCGCGGTGATCGTGATGGATCCCGTGCTGGGGATCGTCAAGGCCGACATCGGCATCAAGGACGGGCGGATCGCCGGAATCGGCAAGGCCGGCAACCCCTACCTCCAGGACGGGGTGGACCCGAACCTGGTGATCGGTGCGGGCACCGAGGCGATCTCCGGAGAGGGGCTGGTCGCCACCCCCGGTGGAATCGACGCGCACGTGCACTTCCTGACCGCCGCGCAGATCCCGCACGCCATATCGGCAGGGATGACCACCGTGCTCGGCGGGGGCACCGGCCCCGCCGACGGCTCCAAGGGCACCACGTGCACACCGGGACCGTGGCACCTCACCCGGATGCTGGAGGCCACCGCCGGACTGCCGGTCAACATCGGCCTCCTGGCCAAGGGCAACTCCAGCCGCCCGGAGAGCCTCGTCGAGCAGTTGGAGGCCGGGGCGTGCGGGCTGAAGGTGCACGAGGACTGGGGCGCCACCCCCGCCGTCATCGACTGCGCGCTCGGCGTGGCGGACGCCCATGACGTGCAGGTGGCGATCCACACCGACTCGATGAACGAATCGGGCTACCTGGCCGACACCATCGACGCGATCAATGGGCGGACCATTCACACCTACCACACGGAGGGGGCCGGCGGCGGACACGCACCCGACATCATCGCGATCGCCGGACTACCGAACGTGCTGCCGTCCTCGACCAGCCCCACCAAGCCCTACACCACCGACACCACCGATTCGCTGTTCTACATGACGACGGTGACCCACCACCTCAATCCGCAGAACCCCGAGGACGTCGCCTTCGCCAACAGCCGCATCCGCGCGGAGACCGAGGCCGCCGAGGACGTGCTGCACGACCTGGGCGCGCTCTCCATGTTCTCCTCCGACTCCCAGGCGATGGGGCGGATCGGGGAGACGGCCGTCACCTGCTGGCGCACCGCGGACAAGATGAAGCGGATGACCGGACCGCTCGACGGGGACCCGGAGGAGCACGACAACTCCCGCATCCTGCGCTACCTGGCCAAGTACACGATCAATCCGGCGCTCACCCACGGCATCGCCCACCTGGTCGGCTCGCTGGAGCGGGGCAAGGTCGCCGACATCGTGCTGTGGCCCACCAACACCTTCGGGGTCAAGCCGAAGTACGTGGTCAAGGGCGGGATGATCGCCTGGTCGATCATGGGGGACCCGAACGCGTCGATCCCCACGCCCGAGCCGGTGCTGCTGCGCCCGATGTGGGGAGCCGAGAGCGGCGCGGTGGGCCGCGTCTCGATGACGTTTTTGTCCCGGGCCGCCTTCGCGGCCGGCGTGCCGGAGCGGCTCGGGCCGGACCGGTGGATGGAGCCGGTGCGCGGCTGCCGCACGGTCGGCAAGGAGCAGATGGTCCGCAACACCGCCACACCGGAGATCCGGGTGGACCCGGAGACCTACCAGGTCTACGTCGATGGGCGGTTGGCCAGTGTCGACCCGGCCGAGTCGGTGGCCATGTCGCAGATGTACCACATCGTATGA
- a CDS encoding urease accessory protein UreF → MSPLDAARSADGALFAAPAPAGAANSGDAVGDRTRSFLVSLQLTDSAFPSGRYAFSAGLEAFVQAGRIDPAQPEEALTALLTDYLRYAVGPADGAALACAHRAVTDHGGGDRGRDSGGDGREGPEPAARTGERLLESVARADERLSAVKLPREARHASARSGRALLDTATAVFAVPALAAYARRVRAGCAPGNAAVLLGLLTAALGVPRRQALAGELHSFTAGSVQAAVRLAVLDHRGAQAVLHRLHPVITEVTEENTDKSVQQIAGNAPLIDVLSMRHERAALRLFAS, encoded by the coding sequence ATGAGCCCGCTCGATGCGGCCCGGTCCGCCGACGGAGCGCTGTTCGCCGCTCCGGCGCCCGCCGGAGCGGCGAACAGCGGCGACGCGGTCGGCGACCGGACGCGGTCGTTCCTGGTCAGCCTGCAACTCACCGACTCCGCTTTCCCCTCCGGCCGCTACGCCTTCTCGGCCGGGCTGGAGGCGTTCGTCCAGGCCGGGCGCATCGACCCGGCGCAGCCGGAGGAGGCGCTGACGGCGCTGCTCACCGACTACCTGCGGTACGCGGTCGGACCCGCCGACGGAGCTGCGCTGGCCTGCGCCCACCGCGCGGTCACCGACCACGGCGGCGGTGACCGCGGCCGTGACAGCGGCGGCGACGGGCGGGAAGGGCCGGAGCCCGCCGCCCGTACCGGCGAGCGGCTGCTGGAGTCGGTCGCCCGCGCCGACGAGCGCCTGAGCGCGGTCAAGCTGCCCCGCGAGGCCCGGCACGCCTCCGCGCGCTCCGGACGGGCGCTGCTGGACACCGCGACGGCCGTCTTCGCCGTCCCCGCCCTCGCCGCCTACGCCCGGCGGGTCCGCGCGGGGTGCGCACCGGGCAACGCGGCCGTGCTGCTCGGCCTGCTCACCGCCGCGCTCGGCGTCCCCCGCCGCCAGGCGCTCGCGGGGGAGCTGCACTCCTTCACCGCCGGATCGGTGCAGGCCGCGGTGCGACTGGCGGTGCTCGACCACCGCGGCGCCCAGGCGGTGCTGCACCGGCTGCACCCGGTGATCACCGAGGTGACCGAGGAGAACACCGACAAGAGTGTGCAGCAGATCGCGGGCAACGCTCCTCTCATCGACGTGCTGAGCATGCGTCACGAGCGAGCCGCGCTGCGTCTGTTCGCGAGCTGA
- the ureG gene encoding urease accessory protein UreG: MAPPHQHTHPHQDGHAHGAEDDPAGSAPMSGRRSGGTTPRIGIGGPVGSGKTALIEALVPVLVADGHRPVVVTNDIFTQEDAEHARAALAGTLDPARIVGVETGSCPHTAVRDDPTMNLDAAEELTTRFPDADMVLIESGGDNLTLTFSRALADYFVFIIDVGEGDKIPRKRGPGITGSDLLVINKIDIAPHVRASVQVMERDARAVREGRPLAFTNCHTGEGVREVADHIVRAVLRQSAVHRA, from the coding sequence ATGGCACCGCCACACCAGCACACCCACCCGCACCAGGACGGGCACGCGCACGGCGCCGAGGACGACCCGGCGGGCTCCGCGCCGATGAGCGGCCGACGCAGCGGAGGGACCACGCCGAGGATCGGCATCGGCGGCCCGGTCGGATCGGGAAAGACCGCGCTGATCGAGGCGCTGGTGCCCGTGCTGGTCGCCGACGGGCACCGCCCGGTCGTGGTCACCAACGACATCTTCACCCAGGAGGACGCCGAGCACGCCCGCGCCGCCCTCGCCGGCACCCTGGACCCGGCCCGCATCGTCGGAGTGGAGACGGGATCCTGCCCGCACACCGCCGTGCGCGACGACCCCACGATGAACCTCGACGCCGCCGAGGAGCTGACCACCCGCTTCCCGGACGCCGACATGGTGCTGATCGAGTCCGGCGGGGACAACCTCACGCTGACGTTCAGCCGGGCGCTGGCGGACTACTTCGTCTTCATCATCGACGTCGGCGAGGGCGACAAGATCCCCCGCAAGCGCGGTCCCGGAATCACCGGCTCCGACCTGCTGGTCATCAACAAGATCGACATAGCGCCGCATGTACGGGCCAGCGTGCAGGTGATGGAACGCGACGCCCGCGCGGTCCGCGAGGGGCGCCCCCTGGCGTTCACCAACTGCCACACCGGCGAGGGCGTCCGGGAGGTCGCCGACCACATCGTGCGCGCCGTCCTCCGGCAGTCGGCGGTGCACCGGGCATGA
- a CDS encoding urease accessory protein UreD: MTVPPAPPSVRHDAAWYTPPDLPAALRAFDTPVPNLAVGRAGKVGLLELALAPAGGRTRVTHQYQRTPLYVLQPIHLDPHRPDMAFVYLQQSGDGFVQGDRYRVDVDAAPGAAAHVTTQTPTKVYGMGANFATQMVHLRAGAGAVLEYLPDPVVPFRGSRFLSRTRLTVHPEATAVLGEVLLPGRVAHGETHAYDFHRVETEVRAWDGRLLVADQLELAPPAAAPSSPGRLGPFSVLATLYILAPAAARGELHDRIHTAVDALPGVLAGVSELPNDAGIGVRLLAATSTQAAAAVHAAWNRARLHLLDAPAPDLRKG; the protein is encoded by the coding sequence ATGACCGTTCCACCGGCGCCGCCCTCCGTCCGCCACGACGCCGCCTGGTACACCCCGCCCGACCTGCCCGCGGCCCTGCGCGCCTTCGACACCCCGGTGCCCAATCTGGCAGTGGGGCGGGCGGGCAAGGTCGGGCTGCTCGAACTCGCCCTGGCCCCCGCGGGCGGGCGGACCCGGGTCACCCACCAGTACCAGCGCACCCCGCTGTACGTGCTGCAGCCGATCCACCTCGACCCGCACCGGCCGGACATGGCCTTCGTCTACCTGCAGCAGTCCGGTGACGGGTTCGTCCAGGGCGACCGGTACCGCGTCGACGTCGACGCGGCGCCCGGTGCCGCGGCGCACGTCACCACCCAGACCCCCACCAAGGTCTACGGAATGGGCGCCAACTTCGCCACCCAGATGGTGCACCTGCGGGCGGGGGCGGGAGCGGTGCTGGAGTACCTGCCCGATCCGGTCGTCCCGTTCCGCGGCTCCCGCTTCCTCTCCCGCACCCGGCTGACCGTCCACCCCGAGGCCACGGCCGTCCTCGGGGAGGTCCTGCTGCCCGGACGGGTCGCACACGGCGAGACCCACGCCTACGACTTCCACCGCGTCGAGACCGAGGTCCGCGCCTGGGACGGGAGACTGCTCGTCGCCGACCAGCTCGAACTCGCCCCGCCCGCCGCGGCGCCCTCCTCGCCCGGCCGGCTCGGCCCTTTCAGCGTGCTCGCCACCCTGTACATCCTCGCTCCCGCCGCGGCGCGGGGCGAGCTGCACGACCGGATCCACACGGCTGTGGACGCGCTCCCCGGGGTGCTCGCCGGAGTCAGCGAACTGCCCAACGACGCGGGCATCGGCGTGCGGCTGCTCGCCGCCACCTCCACGCAGGCCGCAGCGGCCGTGCACGCCGCCTGGAACCGGGCCCGGCTGCACCTCCTCGACGCCCCGGCCCCCGACCTGCGCAAGGGATAG
- a CDS encoding DUF6879 family protein: MISEKELAKFFSEFRESAFRLETLDHYSVPEESAYFESFLSGGDFPEEWEDNPWVRGMTDQGKILQRVHVLRSPLSDYLRFQLGWGYPGSIVDGEDIRIIDLSESDVQGLPGHDFWIFDDSTVLRMQYSEYGNFKGAVILPESRTSEYRGYRDTALSNAVPYTEYWSRHR, encoded by the coding sequence ATGATCTCTGAAAAAGAACTCGCGAAGTTCTTCTCCGAATTCAGAGAATCGGCTTTCCGCCTCGAAACGCTGGACCACTACAGTGTCCCCGAGGAATCCGCCTACTTCGAGAGCTTCCTCTCCGGAGGAGACTTCCCAGAGGAATGGGAGGATAACCCGTGGGTGCGCGGCATGACCGACCAGGGAAAGATTCTTCAGCGTGTCCATGTCCTCCGGTCTCCCCTCAGTGACTATCTTAGATTCCAGCTTGGCTGGGGGTACCCGGGAAGTATCGTCGACGGCGAGGACATTCGGATCATCGATCTTTCCGAATCCGATGTCCAAGGGCTTCCTGGCCATGATTTCTGGATATTTGACGACTCCACCGTATTGCGGATGCAGTACTCCGAGTATGGGAATTTCAAAGGTGCGGTCATCTTGCCGGAGAGTCGGACAAGTGAATACCGTGGCTATCGCGACACCGCTTTGAGCAACGCCGTTCCTTACACCGAGTACTGGAGTCGACACAGATAG